The Arachis ipaensis cultivar K30076 chromosome B10, Araip1.1, whole genome shotgun sequence DNA window CGACTCCTTGGTCTTGTATCCAAGAGGCAAATCCATATAGACTTTCTCAAAGAGGTCACCATTAAGGAACGCATTATTCACGTCCATTTGTAACAAAAACCAGTTATTGATGGCTGCTAGTGATAGAAGAACCCGAACAGTAGTTAATTTGGCCATTGGAGAAAAGGTATCTTTGTAATCTATCCCAGCTTTTTGCGTATATCCCTTTGCGACCAACTTCGCCTTGTATCTCTCTACTGATCCATCAGCCTTACACTTTACCTTGTATACCCATCTGCAGCCTATGGTGTGTTTTCCTTGTGGAAGAGGCACCAAGGTCCATGTGTTAGTTTCTTCCATTACTCGAAGCTCTTCATTCATGGCTTGTCGCCACTCTGGGTATTTCATAGCTTGGTGGTAGAAAGCAGGTTCAGGTATAGTGTTCACATTGGCTACAAAGTTCATGTATGGTTTGGTTAAATATTTGAAATTGGTTATGGTGGCAACATTATGGCATTGGTAATCATGAAGGTATTGTGGAGGGTTAGTTAGTCTAGTAGATCTTCTAAGGATAGGTTGAGATGGTTGAGGTTCAGGGATAACATCATGATTGTGATCAGGTGTTAAAGGTATTGTTGGCTGATGAGGGTTGAAAGAATTGGTCAATGATTGCTGAACTGGTGCTGAGCCATGAAGAGAAATGTCTTGGAGCACTGTAGGCATCACCACATCTGGGAAATTATCCACAAAAGGAGACTGATTAGCTGGTAACTCATTAAAGAGAAATACACTTTCATTGAATGTGACGTCTCTGGATATGAAGAACTTCTTTGCCTCTAAATCATATAACTTGTATCCTTTATACCCTGAAGGATATCCAACAAAAACTGCTTTTACAACCCTTAGAGAGAATTTGTTCCTCTGAGATATTAACGTGGATGCATGAACCAGACATCCGAAAACCCGCAGTGCATAATAATCTGGTTGCTTGAGGAATAATTTCTCATATGGTGAAATGTGCTGCAGGGCTGGACTAGGCAACCTATTCACCAAGAAGGTAGCAGTCAGAATACATTCTCCCTAGAATTTGATGGGCACCTTGGACTGAAAAAAGAGGGCTCTTGCAACATTAAGTAAGTGTTGATGCTTTCTTTATACAACTGAATTCTGCTTGGGTCTCTCTACACATGAAAATTGGTGAATTATGCCCTTCAATTACAGAAAATCAGTGAGTAATAACTCCTTGGCATTGTCAGATCGAATCTGTTTTACTTTAACACTAAATTAAGTTTCCACCATGTTAACAAAATTCATAAGAATGTTAGTAGCATCGAATTTTTGTTTCAAAAGATAAGTCCAAATAAATCTTGAATTATCATCTACAATTATGAAAAAATATCTCATATTATTGTATGTGAAAGTACCATAAGGGCCCCAAATGTCACAGTGAATCAATTCAAAGGCATTATTACAGAAATTATTTTGTGACTGGAAAGAAAGACGCTTAAGTTTTGCTAATGGACATACAGGATAATTTAAATGATTATGTTTGATGGATTTTAATGACAAAATAGGACTCAATTTATTCAAAATCTTTTCAGATGTGTGACCCATACGAGCATGCCAAATATCACTACTAACAAAGGACGCTTGATGACAAGAACCAGTAATATGTGTGGAAGGTGCTATGGAAGGTGATTGCAGCACAAACAAATCATCTAACTCATCACCTTTGCCAATCACCTTCTTGGAGATCTTGTCCTGTAAATAAAAGAGAGGTCAGAGAAGGTAACCATGCAACAAGACAATTTTAGTAAAGAACTTACAGAAATTAAATTCACTCGAAAAGAAGGAATAAAAATGACATTGTAGAGAGTTTGATGGGGTTAAGAATGACACTGCCAGTGGTTAAGGCCTTAATTCTAGTTTGATCTGGTAGGGCTACAAAATGATTACGTAATGGTTGTGGGTTGATAAGAGCAGAGAAGGAGTTGGTTATGTGTGTGGTTACCCCTGAATCAATGATCCAGGAGCTGGACATTGCCTTTTGATTCATGTAACATGAAGAAAATATTTCACATGCATAGATTTCAGGTTCTATGGCTTGCATTGCTTGCTGAGTCTGAAGCAACGCCATTAACTGATTGTATTGTGATGCTGTAAGTGAGAATCTGTTGCTTGTCTGAGAATCTTGATTTTCTTGACTTGGTTTGAGCTTGTCGACATGATTCACCTGAGTGACTTGGCGAGTATTTCTGCTCTGTGAGTAGCCCGGTGGATAGCCATGCAGTTTGTAGCACTTTTCTACTGTGTGGCCGAGATAGCCACAGTATGCACATTGAGGACGGTCTTTCTTGCCTTTCATCTTAGATCCAGAAGTTGCCATGAGTCTTGGAGCTTGCTTCACGGCAAAAGCCATGTGTTGAGGTGGTTGAGATGAAGTGAGTGCTTTCTGTTTCTCCTCTTGCAACACTAACGAGAAAACTTTTTCAATTGGAGGTAGGGGATCTGAGAGCAGAATTTAGCTCCTCACATTTGCCAAATTTTCATTCAATCCCATGAGGAATAGCATGACGTACTCTTGATCTAGATATGCTTGGATGACCTTCACTCCACTGCAAGAACAAGCAACAAGAGGCTTAAAGGTGTTGAGTTCTTCCCAAAGAATTTTCAGTTTTGTGAAGTACTGTGAAACAGTGAGAGATCCTTGAGTTAGTGTCATCAGTGATTTCTTTAACTCAAAAATTCGAGGCGCGTTGCTTTGGGAGAACCTAGCTTCCAGATCTTGCCATAAAAGTGCAGCTGAGCCAGCGTAAATCACGCTTGCTGCGATATCTTTTGAAATCGAATTTAGCAACCTAGTGACTATATCATTGGTGCATTGCCATGTTTCTGCAAGCACTGGATCAAGAGCAGGGTCTGGTTTTGGGAGGGAGCCATCAATGAACCCGATTTTGCGCTTTCCACTGAGTGCGAGACGCATCGATCGACACCAAGAAGCATAGTTATCTTCTTGAAGTGGTTGAGACACCAGTATGAGCCCTGGATGATCACTTGAATGAAGTGTATAAGCTTCAGGAACTGACGAATGTAGCATCGAAGCCGGAGGAGCGGCCTGTGACGGACCTTCATTTGAAAGGGTCGACATCATTGCTCAGAAATTAGTCAAGAAGAAATCAAAGAATAGAAAGAATCGAAAGAATCGATTGAGGAAAAGGAGAAATCTAAGTGGTTATGATGTTCATGATGAGTACGAGAGAGGATCGTGGCAAGAAAATTAGGAAATTTTCTCGGAAAGGGTTACCAAAGAGGAAAAAAGGGAAAAAGCGTGAAATTTCTGATCTGATACCATATTACAATACAAAAGTGAAAGAATTGTAATGTgtattggtatttttttttttggtgactaaacaaggaaagaaacaaagcaaaaactattctaaatccgagcggatgattcgttggagatcaacaccaggctcagaccaaataacatgattagagttactcttggcaccatatttaGCTCAAAGGACGCCTCATTGTTAGCCAAGGCCTTCCGAAACCACTCTTCAAGAGCAGTACCAGCCGTCGAGTCCAGGATACTAGGATCCAACATATACCAAATTGCCTTTGATCGTTCACAGTCTCTAAGGCAATGCTCCATAGTCTCCTGCGCCTTGTTACATCTCTTACACATATCTGAAGAAGCTAAATGCCGCTTGAATCGAAATGTCTCAGTTGGTAGAGCATCATGTAAGCTAAGCCACATAGTAAATTTGAACTTCTCTGGAATGTTTGTGTT harbors:
- the LOC107620915 gene encoding uncharacterized protein LOC107620915, which gives rise to MSTLSNEGPSQAAPPASMLHSSVPEAYTLHSSDHPGLILVSQPLQEDNYASWCRSMRLALSGKRKIGFIDGSLPKPDPALDPVLAETWQCTNDIVTRLLNSISKDIAASVIYAGSAALLWQDLEARFSQSNAPRIFELKKSLMTLTQGSLTVSQYFTKLKILWEELNTFKPLVACSCSGVKVIQAYLDQEYVMLFLMGLNENLANVRS